The following proteins come from a genomic window of Eubalaena glacialis isolate mEubGla1 chromosome X, mEubGla1.1.hap2.+ XY, whole genome shotgun sequence:
- the LOC133082107 gene encoding melanoma-associated antigen B4-like translates to MPRGQKSKLRAREKRRQARRETQNLGGAQAPAAEIEESPPSPASVSQGTPPSSPAAGTRQEPQGAPATSSRAAGVSCPGSDVRAKGQVKARKNSSQASTSDESSRRDPLTKKVGMLVEFLLEKYKMKEPIIKADMLKLVNKRYKGKFPKILRRAAECLELAFGLDLKEVKPSGDSYTLVSNQGSRSSGRLFPKNGLLMPLLGVIFLNGNCASEEEIWEFLNILGVYDGRWHLIFGDPRKLITEDLVQEKYLVYRQVRNSDPPRYEFLWGRRARAETSKVKVLEFVAKVNGTVPSAFPLHYEEALRDEEERARARAAARAPTRVKASAHSKVMSSSSSHPQ, encoded by the coding sequence ATGCCTCGGGGGCAGAAGAGTAAGCTCCGTGCCCGTGAGAAGCGCCGCCAGGCCCGGAGGGAGACCCAGAATCTCGGGGGTGCTCAGGCCCCTGCAGCAGAGATAGAAGAGtcgcccccctcccccgcttctGTTTCTCAGGGTACTCCCCCGAGCTCCCCTGCTGCTGGCACTCGCCAGGAGCCTCAGGGAGCCCCAGCCACTAGCTCTCGTGCTGCAGGGGTTTCATGCCCAGGATCTGATGTACGTGCCAAGGGCCAGGTTAAGGCAAGGAAAAATTCCTCCCAGGCCTCAACCTCCGATGAGAGCTCTCGCAGAGATCCTCTAACCAAGAAGGTGGGAATGTTGGTAGAATTCCTGCTGGAGAAGTATAAAATGAAAGAGCCCATTATAAAGGCAGACATGCTGAAGCTTGTGAACAAAAGGTATAAGGGGAAGTTCCCTAAGATCCTCAGGAGAGCTGCTGAGTGCCTGGAGCTGGCCTTTGGTCTTGACTTGAAGGAAGTCAAGCCGAGTGGTGATTCCTATACCCTTGTCAGCAATCAGGGGAGTCGGAGCAGTGGCAGGCTGTTTCCGAAGAATGGGCTCCTGATGCCTCTCCTGGGTGTGATCTTCTTAAATGGCAACTGCGCCTCTGAGGAGGAGATCTGGGAATTCCTGAATATTTTGGGTGTTTATGATGGAAGGTGGCACTTAATCTTTGGGGACCCCAGGAAGCTTATCACAGAAGATTTGGTGCAGGAAAAGTACCTGGTGTATCGTCAGGTGCGCAACAGCGATCCCCCACGCTATGAGTTCCTGTGGGGCCGGAGAGCCCGCGCTGAAACCAGCAAGGTGAAAGTCCTGGAGTTTGTGGCCAAGGTCAATGGTACCGTCCCCAGTGCCTTTCCACTCCATTATGAAGAGGCTTTGagagatgaggaagagagagCCCGAGCCAGAGCTGCAGCCAGGGCTCCTACTCGTGTCAAGGCCAGTGCGCATTCCAAGGTCATGTCTAGCAGTTCCTCCCACCCTCAGTGA